Genomic DNA from Terriglobales bacterium:
ACGGCGCAGGAGGAAGAGAACCCCGAACTGCGGGTGATGTCACGCCGCTTCTGGGTGGGGCTAGTACTGACCGCCCCCCTGCTGGTGCTGGCCATGGGCGGGATGTGGCTGCACCTGGGCCTGGCGCCCCGGGTCTCGCAATGGATCGAGTTCCTGCTGGCCACGCCGGTGGTGCTGTGGGGCGGCTGGCCTTTCTTCGAGCGCGGCTGGCAGTCGGTCCTCAACCGGAGCGCCAACATGTTCACCCTGATCGCCATGGGGACGGGCGTCGCCTACCTTTACAGCGCGGTGGCCGTGCTGGCGCCGGGAGCCTTCCCGGAGTCGCTGCGTGGGCACGGCGGCGAGGTGCACGTGTACTTCGAGGCCGCGGCCGCCATCGTGGTGCTGGTGCTGCTGGGCCAGGTTCTGGAGTTGCGGGCGCGAGCGCAGACCTCGAGCGCCATCCGCGCCCTGCTCGATCTGAGCCCCAAGACGGCGCGCCGCCTCACCGACGGCGCCGAGGCCGACATCCCCCTGGATCAGGTTCAGGCGGGCGACCGCCTGCGCGTGCGTCCCGGCGAAAAGATCCCGGCGGATGGTGTCGTGCTGGAGGGCGCCAGCCCGGTGGACGAGTCCATGATCACGGGCGAGTCCATCCCGGTGGAGAAAGGACCGGGCAGCCGGGTGATCGGCGGCACGCTGAACGGCACCGGCGGCCTGGTGATGCGCGCCGAGAAGGTGGGCAGCGAGACCCTGCTGGCGCAGATCGTGCGCCTGGTGAGCGAGGCGCAGCGCAGCCGCGCCCCCATCCAGCGGCTGGCGGACCGCGTCTCTTCCTACTTCGTGCCGGCGGTGATGGCGGCGGCGGTGGCGACCTTCGTAGCCTGGGGCCTGTGGGGGCCGCAACCGCGGCTGGCTTACGCCCTGGTGAACGCGGTGGCGGTGCTGATCATCGCCTGTCCCTGCGCGCTCGGTCTGGCCACGCCCATGGCCATCATGGTGGGCACCGGGCGCGGAGCGCGTGCCGGCGTGCTCATCCGCAACGCCGAGGCGCTCGAGATCCTGGAGAAGGTCGACACCGTGGTGGTGGACAAGACCGGCACGCTGACCGAAGGCAAGCCGCGGCTGGTGTCGGTGGCAGCGGCGGCGGACACGCAGGAAGAAGAGCTGCTGCGCTTGGTTGCCAGCCTGGAGAAGGGAAGCGAGCACCCGGTAGCAGCGGCGGTGGTGGCGGGCGCCCAGGAGCGCGGGCTCAAGCTCTCCGAGTGCCGCGACTTCCGCTCGTTTCCGGGACGGGGCGCGAGCGGCACGGTGGACGCGCGCAGCGTCGCCGCGGGGAACGAAAAGCTGCTCGAGGAAC
This window encodes:
- a CDS encoding copper-translocating P-type ATPase → TAQEEENPELRVMSRRFWVGLVLTAPLLVLAMGGMWLHLGLAPRVSQWIEFLLATPVVLWGGWPFFERGWQSVLNRSANMFTLIAMGTGVAYLYSAVAVLAPGAFPESLRGHGGEVHVYFEAAAAIVVLVLLGQVLELRARAQTSSAIRALLDLSPKTARRLTDGAEADIPLDQVQAGDRLRVRPGEKIPADGVVLEGASPVDESMITGESIPVEKGPGSRVIGGTLNGTGGLVMRAEKVGSETLLAQIVRLVSEAQRSRAPIQRLADRVSSYFVPAVMAAAVATFVAWGLWGPQPRLAYALVNAVAVLIIACPCALGLATPMAIMVGTGRGARAGVLIRNAEALEILEKVDTVVVDKTGTLTEGKPRLVSVAAAADTQEEELLRLVASLEKGSEHPVAAAVVAGAQERGLKLSECRDFRSFPGRGASGTVDARSVAAGNEKLLEELKIDAGELPARAQALRGEGQTVIFAAVDGRAAGLLGVADPLKDSTPEALRELRAQGVQVVMLTGDSRATAEAVARRLGIEEFEAEVLPEKKSEVVKRLQAQGRVVAMAGDGVNDAPALAQADVGIAMGTGTDVAMESGGVTLVKGDLRGIVRARRLSQATMRNIRQNLVWAFGYNALGVPIAGGVLYPLFGFAALLNPILAAAAMSFSSVSVISNSLRLRRVKL